The following proteins are co-located in the Bdellovibrionales bacterium genome:
- a CDS encoding FAD-binding protein translates to MTTKPIIIGAGLAGLTVALSLAPRPCIVLGRKVAAGWTSSELAQGGIAAAVGEGDAPAFHERDTMAAGAGSCDSAVVRMITQAAPSVIERLQEWGVAFDRDVAGDLDTGLEGAHSHRRIVHAQGDSTGAAIMRALVERVRATPSITLIEDVEVTGILTNQPSSVTPAQAGVPFGFNRKRDPRFHGDDELCVCKTIAGVTYHQRGSRDNQQLLTDSVVLATGSACALWKNATVPLGSWGHGLLLAADAGAALRDLEFVQFHPTGLDAGCDPMPLISEAVRGEGAFLVNDRGERFVEELAPRDVVALSIASQIESGRRVFLDARHLTDFAAHFPTVFGICRKAGLDPARHLIPVRPVAHYHMGGIATDAQGQTNVQGLWACGECAATGLHGANRLASNSLLEATAMGQRVAESISHSVIPPKGDRVAERTDKGRDTPDTIAQVREIMTRHVGVMRDAVGLQKAIDELSRLAEQSPRARVGLMIARAALAREGSLGAHCRTDERRKKHG, encoded by the coding sequence GTGACAACCAAACCCATCATCATCGGCGCGGGGCTGGCTGGCCTAACGGTTGCCTTGTCGCTCGCGCCGCGCCCCTGCATCGTCTTGGGTCGCAAGGTCGCCGCAGGCTGGACCAGCAGTGAGCTGGCGCAAGGCGGCATTGCGGCGGCGGTGGGTGAGGGCGATGCGCCCGCTTTTCATGAACGTGACACGATGGCGGCGGGCGCAGGGTCTTGCGATTCCGCCGTGGTGCGGATGATCACGCAGGCCGCGCCTTCTGTGATCGAACGCTTGCAAGAATGGGGCGTGGCGTTTGACCGCGATGTGGCTGGCGACCTTGATACGGGGTTAGAGGGGGCGCACTCGCATCGCCGTATTGTTCATGCGCAGGGCGATTCCACGGGCGCGGCGATTATGCGGGCTTTGGTGGAGCGCGTGAGGGCCACGCCCTCTATCACCTTGATCGAAGACGTTGAGGTAACGGGGATTCTCACCAATCAACCTTCTTCCGTCACTCCCGCGCAAGCGGGAGTCCCGTTTGGTTTTAATAGAAAACGGGATCCCCGTTTTCACGGGGATGACGAGCTGTGTGTATGTAAGACCATCGCTGGCGTGACCTATCATCAGCGCGGATCACGTGACAATCAACAGCTGCTGACGGACAGCGTGGTGCTGGCGACGGGCAGCGCTTGCGCCCTGTGGAAGAATGCGACGGTTCCCTTGGGCTCATGGGGCCATGGGCTTTTGCTGGCGGCGGATGCTGGCGCGGCGCTTCGTGATTTAGAGTTTGTACAGTTTCATCCTACGGGGCTTGATGCGGGCTGCGATCCTATGCCGCTGATTAGTGAGGCGGTGCGCGGCGAGGGCGCATTTCTTGTAAATGATCGTGGCGAGCGCTTTGTGGAGGAGCTTGCGCCACGTGACGTGGTGGCGCTTTCTATCGCCTCGCAGATTGAATCGGGACGGCGTGTTTTTCTTGATGCGCGGCATCTCACGGATTTCGCCGCGCATTTTCCCACGGTGTTCGGGATTTGCCGCAAGGCGGGACTTGATCCTGCGCGCCATTTGATCCCCGTTCGCCCCGTCGCCCATTACCATATGGGTGGGATCGCGACCGATGCGCAGGGTCAGACAAACGTGCAAGGCCTTTGGGCGTGCGGCGAGTGCGCCGCGACGGGCCTTCATGGCGCAAACCGTCTAGCCAGCAACTCGCTGTTGGAGGCCACCGCGATGGGGCAGCGGGTGGCAGAGAGTATTTCCCATTCTGTCATCCCGCCGAAGGGGGATAGAGTGGCGGAGAGGACGGATAAAGGGCGCGATACGCCCGATACCATCGCACAGGTGCGCGAGATTATGACGCGCCATGTCGGCGTGATGCGCGATGCGGTGGGGTTGCAAAAGGCCATAGATGAATTGTCGAGGCTTGCTGAACAATCGCCGCGTGCGAGGGTGGGGCTTATGATCGCCCGTGCCGCACTAGCGCGGGAAGGTAGCCTTGGCGCTCATTGCCGCACGGATGAGAGAAGGAAAAAACATGGTTGA
- a CDS encoding glycosyltransferase family 2 protein: MSEALRTAVLIPCYNEETAIAQVVGDFRRALPDAQIFVYDNNSKDKTTEVARASGAIVRSEPLQGKGNVVRRMFADIEADIYVLVDGDATYDAASAPAMIKKLLDNQLDMVNGARVTEIQEAYRAGHRFGNWMLTSMVSLIFGNRFKDMLSGYRVFSRRYVKSFPALAVGFETETELTVHALHLRMPTDEVETPYKDRPVGSVSKLSTFKDGFRILWMILVLIKEEKPMPFFSLIAGALAFISVALMLPILAEYLQTGLVPRFPTAVLSTSLMIMAFLSFACGLILDTVTRGRNEMKRMRYLNVPLTQR; encoded by the coding sequence ATGAGCGAAGCCCTTAGAACCGCCGTCTTGATCCCCTGCTATAACGAGGAAACCGCCATCGCACAGGTTGTAGGCGACTTCCGCCGCGCTTTGCCCGATGCGCAAATCTTTGTGTACGACAACAATTCCAAAGACAAAACCACCGAGGTCGCGAGAGCCAGCGGCGCGATTGTGCGTAGCGAACCGTTACAAGGCAAAGGCAATGTCGTGCGCCGCATGTTCGCAGATATCGAAGCGGATATTTATGTCCTTGTCGATGGAGATGCGACCTATGACGCGGCTTCGGCCCCCGCCATGATCAAAAAGCTTTTGGACAACCAGCTGGACATGGTCAACGGCGCGCGCGTGACCGAAATTCAAGAGGCCTATCGCGCTGGTCATCGCTTTGGTAACTGGATGCTGACCTCCATGGTGTCGCTGATTTTCGGCAATCGGTTTAAGGATATGCTATCGGGCTATCGCGTGTTCTCACGCCGCTATGTCAAAAGCTTCCCCGCCTTGGCCGTTGGGTTTGAAACGGAAACCGAACTTACCGTTCACGCGCTTCACCTGCGGATGCCGACCGATGAGGTGGAAACTCCCTATAAAGATCGCCCCGTCGGTTCTGTTAGCAAGCTCAGCACGTTTAAGGATGGCTTCCGCATTTTGTGGATGATCCTTGTGCTGATCAAAGAGGAAAAGCCAATGCCATTCTTCTCGCTGATCGCGGGGGCGCTTGCCTTTATCTCCGTCGCGCTGATGCTGCCCATTTTGGCCGAGTATTTACAGACAGGCTTGGTTCCGCGCTTTCCAACGGCTGTTTTATCGACCAGCCTGATGATCATGGCGTTTCTTAGCTTCGCCTGCGGTCTTATCCTTGACACCGTCACGCGGGGCCGCAATGAGATGAAGCGCATGCGCTATCTGAACGTCCCCCTCACGCAGCGGTAA
- the nadC gene encoding carboxylating nicotinate-nucleotide diphosphorylase, with translation MVESLSDMMLNDIVSAALREDLGRGGDITSQALIPPDQHWKAALVARSDGVLAGLALARLAFARMDSLVLFEPHKTDGDLIQRGDVLAEVSGNARALLAAERTALNFLCHLSGIATQTRAYVAAAAPHKAKICCTRKTTPTLRFLEKYAVRAGGGANHRFGLDDAVLIKDNHIAVAGDVRSAVIKARAAVGHMVKIEAEVDTLDQLRTLLDAPVDVVMLDNMTPAQMKEAVLLVDGRFTLEASGGVSLETVAAIAATGVDVISVGALTHSAPILDIALDTAD, from the coding sequence ATGGTTGAGTCATTATCCGACATGATGTTGAACGACATCGTCAGCGCGGCCCTGCGTGAGGATTTGGGGCGCGGTGGCGATATAACATCGCAAGCGCTTATCCCTCCTGATCAGCATTGGAAGGCGGCGCTTGTTGCTCGCTCTGATGGCGTTTTGGCGGGGTTGGCGCTGGCGCGGTTGGCGTTTGCGCGAATGGATTCTCTGGTGTTGTTTGAGCCGCACAAGACTGACGGTGATCTTATCCAACGTGGCGATGTGCTGGCCGAAGTGTCGGGCAACGCCCGCGCCCTCTTGGCGGCGGAGAGGACGGCGCTTAACTTCCTGTGTCACCTGAGTGGCATCGCGACGCAAACGCGTGCCTATGTGGCGGCGGCTGCGCCGCACAAGGCCAAAATCTGTTGCACGCGCAAGACAACGCCGACCTTGCGTTTTTTGGAGAAATACGCGGTTCGGGCGGGCGGCGGGGCGAACCATCGCTTTGGTCTTGATGACGCGGTGTTGATCAAGGACAACCATATTGCCGTGGCGGGCGATGTGCGCAGCGCGGTGATCAAGGCCCGCGCCGCTGTTGGGCATATGGTCAAGATCGAGGCCGAGGTCGACACGCTGGATCAACTCCGCACGCTTTTGGATGCGCCCGTCGATGTTGTGATGCTGGACAACATGACCCCCGCACAAATGAAGGAAGCCGTTTTGTTGGTGGACGGACGCTTTACGCTAGAGGCGTCGGGCGGCGTGTCGCTGGAAACGGTTGCTGCGATTGCGGCCACGGGCGTTGATGTGATTTCCGTTGGCGCCCTCACGCACAGCGCCCCTATCCTTGATATCGCTTTGGATACTGCGGATTAA
- the nadA gene encoding quinolinate synthase NadA, protein MTDDDLVALYKRLDKVVAQDAWGGMAEDIMAIRALKKEKNAVILAHNYMTPEVYFGVADVTGDSLALAREAAKMQADVIVCAGVHFMAETAKLMNPSRIVLSPDLQAGCSLADSITPEDVRTLREKYPDLPIITYVNTSAAVKAECHICCTSGNAKKVVESLGVPEVIMVPDEYLAQNVARQTSVKIIPWHGHCEVHEQYAPQEVAAIRRENPDITIIAHPECPPDVVAQADFSGSTVNMTDWVAAHHPRQVMLLTERSMSDNAAVDHPDIDFVRPRLPCPYMKLITLAAIRRSLETMTYPIEIEEDVAAPARRAVERMVAVK, encoded by the coding sequence ATGACGGACGACGATCTGGTGGCTCTTTACAAACGCCTTGATAAAGTGGTGGCGCAGGACGCATGGGGAGGTATGGCCGAGGATATTATGGCCATCCGCGCTCTGAAGAAGGAAAAAAACGCCGTCATTCTGGCGCACAATTATATGACGCCAGAGGTGTATTTCGGCGTGGCCGACGTGACGGGCGACTCGCTCGCTCTGGCGCGGGAGGCCGCCAAGATGCAGGCTGACGTGATCGTCTGTGCGGGCGTCCATTTTATGGCTGAGACGGCCAAGCTTATGAACCCATCCCGCATTGTTCTCTCGCCGGATTTGCAGGCGGGTTGCTCGTTGGCCGATTCCATCACGCCCGAAGATGTTCGCACTTTAAGAGAAAAGTATCCTGATCTCCCCATTATCACCTATGTCAACACGTCGGCTGCGGTGAAAGCCGAGTGCCACATTTGCTGCACGTCGGGCAACGCGAAAAAGGTCGTGGAGTCGCTGGGCGTTCCCGAAGTCATCATGGTTCCCGATGAATACCTAGCGCAAAACGTCGCGCGGCAAACATCTGTGAAGATTATTCCGTGGCATGGGCATTGCGAAGTGCATGAGCAATACGCGCCGCAAGAAGTTGCCGCGATCCGGCGCGAAAATCCCGATATCACGATTATCGCCCATCCAGAATGCCCACCGGACGTTGTGGCGCAGGCTGATTTTTCTGGCTCAACCGTGAATATGACCGATTGGGTCGCTGCGCATCATCCGCGCCAAGTTATGCTGCTGACCGAACGCTCGATGAGCGATAACGCGGCCGTGGATCATCCTGACATCGATTTTGTGCGTCCGCGCTTGCCGTGTCCTTATATGAAGCTGATCACGCTGGCGGCCATTCGCCGCTCGCTGGAGACGATGACCTATCCCATCGAGATTGAGGAGGATGTTGCCGCTCCTGCCCGCCGCGCGGTTGAGCGCATGGTCGCGGTGAAATAG
- a CDS encoding glycosyltransferase family 2 protein, producing the protein MAFSPALSVIVPCYNEAQGLAETCQRITAACHASVGDTFEILLVNDGSTDETLAVMRGLGAGTPQIAVVNLSRNYGHQMALTAGLSLCAGERALILDADLQDPPEHLAAMMKIMDDTKADVVYGQRTARAGESWFKRASAALFYRLLGRLADTTIPKDTGDFRLISRRTIDILNKMPEQSRFLRGMIGWIGLTQVAFPYERQPRAAGVTQYPLRKMIRFALDAVTSFSIVPLRLASYGGALMGVLGLALLAYVMRAWLAGETVQGWTSLMVVVLVMGSVQLLCLGVLGEYLGRLYIESKRRPPFIVESVTRRGDATKDV; encoded by the coding sequence ATGGCGTTTTCTCCCGCCCTTTCCGTTATCGTGCCTTGCTATAACGAGGCGCAAGGACTGGCGGAAACGTGTCAGCGCATCACAGCAGCCTGCCACGCAAGCGTAGGCGACACGTTCGAAATCCTGCTCGTCAACGACGGCTCCACCGATGAGACGCTGGCCGTTATGCGCGGTCTTGGCGCGGGAACGCCACAAATCGCCGTCGTCAACCTCTCGCGCAACTACGGGCATCAAATGGCGCTAACGGCGGGGCTGTCGCTATGTGCCGGAGAACGCGCGTTGATCCTTGACGCCGATCTGCAAGACCCGCCCGAACATTTGGCCGCCATGATGAAAATCATGGATGATACGAAAGCCGATGTCGTGTACGGTCAGCGCACCGCACGCGCAGGCGAAAGCTGGTTCAAACGAGCAAGCGCCGCGCTGTTTTACCGTTTGCTGGGGCGGTTAGCCGATACCACCATTCCCAAAGACACGGGCGACTTCCGCCTTATCAGCCGCCGCACCATCGACATTTTGAACAAAATGCCAGAGCAATCGCGCTTCCTGCGCGGCATGATCGGCTGGATCGGTCTGACGCAAGTAGCCTTCCCCTATGAGCGGCAGCCCCGCGCGGCGGGCGTTACCCAATACCCCCTTCGCAAGATGATCCGTTTTGCGCTAGATGCCGTGACAAGCTTTTCCATCGTGCCACTGCGCCTTGCGTCCTATGGCGGCGCGCTCATGGGCGTCCTTGGCCTTGCGCTTTTGGCCTATGTCATGAGGGCGTGGCTGGCGGGAGAAACGGTGCAAGGCTGGACGAGTTTGATGGTCGTCGTGCTGGTGATGGGCAGCGTGCAACTGCTATGCCTTGGTGTGCTGGGCGAATATCTGGGCCGCCTTTATATCGAATCCAAGCGCCGCCCCCCCTTTATTGTGGAAAGCGTCACGCGACGCGGCGATGCCACAAAGGACGTTTAA